The Setaria viridis chromosome 6, Setaria_viridis_v4.0, whole genome shotgun sequence genome contains a region encoding:
- the LOC117862233 gene encoding probable receptor-like protein kinase At1g80640: MMRPGAGCFLLLPLSLLVLPRGGVLLLADAARVAFADASSPPAPSPAADVPFLPDVSSAPAAVRIQTGGDNHYQKQVLLAVILALVVVIVMVLSAVFACIFWRKAQEALDSKEIKISNATRGTMLPTQGKRNLLKMSKKEVITMMDFSVLESATSKFNEKNILGKGGFGCVYRACLDKSSVAAVKKLNCCREEVEKEFENELDFLGKIRHPNVISVLGYCIHEDTRLLVYELMQNGSLETQLHGPYRGSALSWHIRLKIALDTARGLEHLHEHYNPMIIHRDIKSSNILLDSDFNAKISDFGLAIYGGNHNKDDINPSGTVGYVAPEYLLDGQLTEKSDVYAFGVVLFELLLGRKPVEMIGESHCQSIVSWAMPQITDRTKLPSIIDPAIRNTMDLRHLYQVAAVAVLCVQPEPSYRPLITDVLHSLVPLVPLELGGTLRVVEQSH; the protein is encoded by the exons aTGATGAGGCCAGGGGCCGGATGCTTCTTGCTGCTGCCTCTGTCTCTGCTCGTGTTGCCGCGGGGAGGCGTGCTCCTGCTCGCGGACGCGGCGAGGGTGGCGTTCGCCGACGCGTCGTCGCCGcctgcgccgtcgccggcggcggacgtgCCGTTTCTTCCGGATGTCTCCTCTGCTCCCGCGG CTGTAAGGATCCAAACTGGGGGAGACAACCATTACCAAAAGCAGGTCCTCCTTGCGGTTATCTTGGCACTTGTTGTGGTCATTGTGATGGTGCTTTCAGCAGTATTTGCATGCATCTTCTGGAGAAAAGCTCAGGAAGCTCTGGATTCcaaggaaataaaaatatcaA ATGCTACTAGGGGCACCATGTTACCCACCCAAGGGAAACGGAACCTGTTAAAAATGTCAAAGAAAGAAGTGATCACAATGATGGACTTCTCAGTCTTGGAGTCAGCTACTAGCAAGTTTAATGAGAAGAATATCTTGGGCAAAGGTGGTTTTGGCTGTGTATATAGGGCTTGCCTTGATAAAAGTAGTGTTGCAGCTGTCAAGAAACTCAACTGTTGTAGGGAGGAAGTCGAGAAAGAATTTGAG AATGAGCTGGATTTCCTTGGGAAAATTCGGCATCCCAACGTGATATCTGTGCTGGGATATTGCATTCATGAAGATACCAGGCTGCTTGTTTATGAGCTAATGCAAAATGGTTCTCTTGAAACACAACTACATG GACCGTACCGTGGATCAGCATTAAGTTGGCACATTCGCTTGAAAATTGCTCTTGACACAGCAAG AGGATTGGAACACCTTCATGAACATTACAATCCTATGATTATACATAGAGATATAAAATCATCCAACATACTTCTTGACTCGGACTTCAATGCAAAG ATATCAGATTTTGGCCTTGCAATATATGGTGGTAACCACAATAAAGACGACATTAACCCTTCAGGAACTGTTGGTTATGTTGCACCGGAGTATCTTCTAGACG GTCAATTAACTGAGAAGAGCGATGTATATGCTTTTGGAGTGGTTCTTTTTGAGCTGTTACTCGGAAGGAAGCCAGTAGAAATGATTGGAGAATCTCATTGTCAATCTATTGTTTCATGG GCCATGCCTCAGATAACTGATAGAACAAAGCTGCCCAGTATTATTGATCCAGCCATCAGAAACACCATGGATTTGAGACATCTTTATCAA GTTGCTGCCGTAGCTGTATTATGCGTCCAGCCAGAGCCAAGCTACAGACCACTGATCACCGATGTTCTCCACTCGCTCGTTCCACTTGTCCCTTTGGAGCTTGGGGGAACACTGAGGGTGGTAGAACAATCTCACTAG